From Podospora bellae-mahoneyi strain CBS 112042 chromosome 3, whole genome shotgun sequence, the proteins below share one genomic window:
- a CDS encoding hypothetical protein (EggNog:ENOG503PA9G; COG:S): MNKLFGSGKPPVPTVDTDRVVPLHFFESGPLVQGNNMAVSLVFDDVLEPEKLKQALEGLVKKEGWQRLGGRLRKNPTTGAIEWHIPTVFSADRPIINYAHVDHGVPAAQHPAASRIPQPSTRPAVVADPDDLADLAFEPGHRPGGISDYLTSDMPVLGLRVNSFTDKTIAVLQWQHVAFDALGMQYVVEGWSNMLWGKEHEIPTPCGLDSDPFEALAKGTRKPTESHLLMDKKVGIGGMLKWGLGYGFDMLARAKENRMVCIPQSYWKTQMEKAIEELRAEATKKGEDPSKVFLTEGDILTAWTMKSVVGPQDMDPNRTVAGSIAMSLRKAFEGDLIPEASKSPYVGNAFGWGNVLVTAGDVNTKPLSWLARQVRRAINEQGTRAQHEAYYAMVREGPGLPIVIFGDGGMAQIGFSNWSKAGLFNLDFAPARKVQKPGVPCRPSYVQENHGPIKPVDGFFVFGKDEKGNYWTSAYKVKGQWDKLDEYLVKEHEKGA; the protein is encoded by the coding sequence ATGAACAAACTATTCGGTAGTGGGAAGCCACCCGTCCCAACGGTCGATACCGACCGGGTGGTGCCGCTCCATTTCTTCGAGAGCGGCCCGCTGGTGCAGGGCAACAACATGGCCGTATCTCTTGTGTTCGACGATGTGTTGGAGCCAGAAAAGTTGAAGCAAGCCCTCGAGGGTCttgtgaagaaggaaggcTGGCAGAGACTTGGAGGACGTCTCCGGAAGAACCCAACAACCGGAGCGATCGAGTGGCATATCCCTACTGTCTTCTCAGCTGACcgtcccatcatcaactacGCCCATGTCGATCACGGAGTCCCCGCCGCCCAGCACCCAGCTGCCTCGCGAATCCCGCAACCGTCCACTAGGCCGGCGGTTGTCGCGGACCCTGACGACCTCGCTGATTTGGCTTTCGAGCCTGGTCACAGGCCCGGCGGCATCAGCGATTATCTCACTTCTGACATGCCCGTCCTAGGTCTGCGTGTCAACTCTTTCACCGACAAAACCATTGCCGTTCTCCAATGGCAGCATGTTGCCTTCGATGCGTTGGGTATGCAATATGTCGTCGAGGGCTGGAGCAACATGCTCTGGGGCAAGGAGCACGAGATTCCCACGCCCTGCGGTTTGGACAGCGACCCGTTCGAGGCTTTGGCTAAAGGAACCCGAAAGCCAACAGAGTCCCATCTGTTGATGGACAAGAAGGTTGGAATTGGCGGTATGCTCAAATGGGGTCTCGGATATGGCTTCGATATGTTGGCACGGGCCAAGGAAAACCGCATGGTGTGCATTCCGCAATCGTATTGGAAGACGCAGATGGAGAAAGCAATCGAGGAGCTCCGGGCTGAAGCAACCAAAAAGGGCGAGGACCCATCTAAGGTCTTCCTGACTGAAGGCGACATCCTCACTGCCTGGACGATGAAGTCAGTCGTCGGGCCCCAGGACATGGACCCCAACAGGACAGTGGCTGGATCCATTGCCATGTCGCTCCGTAAGGCATTCGAAGGTGACCTGATCCCTGAGGCATCAAAGAGTCCCTATGTCGGCAATGCTTTCGGTTGGGGCAACGTTCTCGTCACTGCTGGTGACGTCAACACCAAGCCCCTCAGTTGGCTCGCGAGACAAGTGCGGCGGGCCATCAACGAACAAGGCACCCGGGCTCAGCACGAGGCCTACTACGCCATGGTGCGTGAAGGGCCTGGTCTCCCAATTGTCATCTTTGGCGACGGCGGCATGGCCCAGATTGGCTTCTCCAACTGGTCCAAGGCGGGCTTGTTCAACCTCGACTTTGCTCCTGCTCGCAAGGTGCAGAAGCCAGGTGTACCATGCCGGCCTTCATACGTCCAGGAGAACCACGGTCCCATCAAGCCTGTCGATGGTTTCTTTGTGTTTgggaaggatgagaagggtaACTACTGGACGTCAGCGTACAAGGTTAAGGGCCAGTGGGACAAGCTGGATGAGTACCTTGTCAAGGAGCATGAGAAGGGCGCCTGA
- a CDS encoding hypothetical protein (EggNog:ENOG503P2NQ): MDPSLLPEPTQDIGQLGAPYNDLQIGTMVAFGITYFMATFFLACRYFQAIKIVKNVEIDLIILTLCYGLALAYFITMVNLMDYGWARHMTEIFASNWMNLLEFNNKLLPNTLIYLITPAVTKMAMLTVLFKINPSVTYRICVVVIGVCIFAYTLVLTYLTGGPCTPLKGDETIKCLMNVAISQSVLNIASDIAVILLPIPTIISLQLSFKQKLSVGGILALGSAVVICSIARLPYSISLGSSDDLSWEEGILGIWSIVEVNIGIVCGCAMRLKKLVTAYLPRMGWNSSQKKSTPYGSSWGGTTATGSKGGNKTFDEANGLKGDYQLHSVQKGGLEAGSTDTILK, from the exons ATGGATCCCAGTCTCCTCCCAGAACCGACCCAGGATATTGGGCAGTTGGGCGCCCCGTACAATGACCTTCAAATCGGCACAATGGTCGCCTTTGGGATAACATACTTCATGGCGACATTCTTCCTGGCTTGCCGATATTTCCAGGCCATCAAGATAGTAAAGAATGTCGAGATCGATTTGA TCATCTTGACACTATGTTATGGCCTTGCACTAGCCTACTTCATCACCATGGTTAACCTGATGGACTATGGGTGGGCGCGACACATGACGGAGATCTTTGCGTCCAACTGGATGAACCTACTCGagttcaacaacaagctgctCCCCAACACGCTTATCTATCTCATCACACCGGCTGTGACCAAGATGGCCATGTTGACTGTCTTGTTCAAGATCAATCCTTCGGTCACATACCGTATCTGCGTTGTGGTTATTGGAGTATGCATTTTTGCCTACACTTTAGTGCTGACTTACCTGACCGGAGGGCCCTGCACGCCGCTCAAGGGTGACGAGACGATCAAGTGCTTGATGAACGTTGCCATTTCGCAGTCAGTGTTGAACATTGCGTCTGACATTGCCGTCATCTTGcttcccattcccaccatTATCAGCTTGCAGCTGAGCTTCAAGCAGAAGTTATCTGTAGGAGGTATTTTGGCTCTGGGCTCTGC TGTCGTCATCTGCTCCATTGCGCGCCTGCCCTATTCCATCTCCCTCGGGTCATCAGATGATCTCTCCTGGGAAGAAGGCATTCTCGGCATCTGGTCCATCGTGGAGGTCAACATCGGCATCGTCTGCGGCTGCGCCATGAGACTCAAGAAGCTCGTCACGGCCTACCTGCCCAGAATGGGCTGGAACAGCTCGCAAAAGAAGTCGACGCCATACGGCAGCTCATGGGGTGGCACCACTGCTACGGGGTCAAAGGGTGGAAACAAGACTTTTGACGAGGCAAACGGTTTGAAGGGGGATTACCAATTACACAGCGTGCAGAAGGGTGGTCTGGAAGCCGGGAGCACGGATACGATTCTGAAATAA
- a CDS encoding hypothetical protein (EggNog:ENOG503Q3BU; COG:S), producing the protein MADSSLLSDLCTICHAEPPKYTCPRCKAQTCSLACSKKHKTRASCDGIRNPREYMPIHELRTPRGIDHDFNFLSSIERERLRAEQDIVEVRRLMDAKELHPPTPAEEQKLFRKVWDGDRLSFEPVENNTQHNAIVAQLRRRLRNLDIEVVYMPKGMSRQRENKTSWNKRTNAINFQVEWLIYDSSSQQKPLKVLYKALENIPLYSALTNTVIWHNGQLDRLVREADPEYDERNPLKKPKAEYIPVTIQGQSTPAWSSAPYCFQNPLDSTWFSFSSAPSVESTPEEQYHKYSFYLKKATKEAPNSRTLIPLSPDSNLKDALSGRTVVEFPTIVAIQPGCPLPPLHKIGDWTPRPPPPPPAPKSVNEKKRTLEKGPRWRGGRGGGRGGKRVKFEKGQDTRGVEEEESSSDEEGQIDEDEGVEMEDRGQGIKIDKDENGVLKVDLGTGGMVNMDDVARAMAMDQERWEEEKEKERKTVKLPGGGCLVDYGSDED; encoded by the coding sequence ATGGCCGACTCCTCATTGCTCAGCGACCTGTGCACCATCTGCCACGCAGAACCTCCGAAATATACCTGCCCGCGATGCAAAGCCCAGACCTGCTCTCTCGCCTGCAGCAAGAAACACAAGACTCGCGCCAGCTGCGATGGCATCCGCAATCCACGAGAATACATGCCAATCCACGAACTGCGCACACCTAGGGGTATTGATCACGACTTCAACTTCCTCTCATCCATCGAGCGCGAACGTTTGCGTGCCGAGCAAGACATCGTCGAGGTCCGCCGGCTGATGGACGCCAAAGAACtacacccaccaaccccagcagAAGAACAAAAGCTTTTTCGCAAAGTATGGGACGGTGACAGGTTAAGCTTTGAGCCTGTAGAGAACAATACCCAGCACAATGCCATCGTGGCCCAACTGCGCCGTCGGCTGAGAAACCTCGACATTGAGGTGGTGTACATGCCCAAGGGGATGAGCCGGCAGCGGGAGAATAAAACGTCGTGGAATAAGAGGACCAATGCGATAAACTTCCAGGTCGAGTGGTTGATTTATGATTCTTCGTCGCAGCAGAAGCCATTGAAGGTGCTGTATAAGGCGCTGGAGAATATACCGCTTTATTCGGCGTTGACCAATACCGTTATTTGGCATAACGGGCAGCTGGATCGTCTTGTGCGCGAGGCAGATCCGGAATATGATGAGAGGAACCCGTTGAAGAAGCCGAAGGCGGAATACATCCCCGTTACGATTCAAGGCCAGTCTACACCAGCGTGGTCATCAGCACCATACTGCTTCCAGAACCCGCTGGACTCAACCTGGTTTTCGTTCTCGTCGGCACCATCTGTTGAGTCGACACCAGAAGAACAATACCATAAATACAGCTTTTACCTAAAGAAAGCCACGAAAGAGGCGCCCAACAGCAGGACTTTGATCCCGCTCTCCCCGGACAGCAATTTGAAAGATGCGCTGTCCGGAAGAACAGTAGTTGAATTCCCTACCATTGTCGCCATTCAACCCGGCTGCCCCCTCCCACCGTTACACAAAATAGGGGACTGGACGCCCCgtcccccaccgccaccaccagcacccaaGTCTGTgaacgaaaagaaaagaacgCTTGAGAAGGGTCCtaggtggagaggtggtcgaggcggcgggagaggtgggaaGAGGGTTAAGTTTGAGAAGGGGCAGGATACgaggggtgttgaggaggaagaaagtagctcggacgaggaggggcagattgatgaggatgagggtgtggagatggaggatagGGGGCAAGGGATCAAGATTGATAAGGATGAGAATGGGGTTTTGAAGGTAGATTTGGGGacgggggggatggtgaatATGGATGATGTGGCgagggcgatggcgatggatcaggagaggtgggaggaggagaaggagaaggagaggaagacggtGAAGTTGCCGGGTggggggtgtttggttgATTAcgggagtgatgaggattga
- the PRN1 gene encoding RNA pol II transcription cofactor (EggNog:ENOG503NW75; COG:S): MKTFSWISSLTVVLVSVLFAYFYTTNPAFELEHIKNIDIPASLDILRDNIKNYLNLTSATPSSDISSPPPTTTTTVITPAQLATMSRITLPRRILKTLLAKQQSEGAGATVRRSIGTPSLRSLNPFLMLDHFSVSPGAGFPDHPHRGQETITYLLTGGMDHEDFAGNRGTLNPGDLQFMTAGKGIMHAEMPRQNPDGSPNIGLQLWVDLPKELKYCEPRYRDLKAEEIPTVITEDGKVKIKVISGKSYGVESLKDLAYTPVVFYDVEVQPGGKIEQEVPQGWQGFAYILEGADVTFSDGQQEEKKVSQWHNVVFGNGKEEDGVVARVEETETKPGRFVLVAGQMMDQPVVQYGPFVLNSQEEVYQAFVDYQSHTNGFERAKGWRSEIGKSMVH, from the coding sequence ATGAAGACTTTTTCTTGGATATCTTCACTCACGGTTGTGCTCGTCAGTGTGCTTTTTGCTTACTTTTataccaccaacccagccttTGAGCTTGAGCACATCAAAAACATTGACATCCCTGCCTCGTTGGACATCCTCAGAGACAACATCAAGAACTACTTGAACCTCACCTCTGCCACACCCTCATCAGACatatcctcaccaccacccaccaccaccaccaccgtcatcacACCAGCCCAGCTAGCAACAATGTCCcgcatcaccctcccccgccgcaTCCTCAAAACCCTCCTCGCAAAGCAGCAGTCCGAAGGCGCAGGCGCCACAGTCCGCCGCTCCATcggcaccccctccctccgctccctcaaccccttcctcatGCTCGACCACTTCTCCGTCTCCCCCGGCGCCGGCTTCCCAGACCATCCCCACCGCGGCCAAGAAACAATAACctacctcctcaccggcgGCATGGACCACGAAGACTTCGCCGGCAACCGCGGCACCCTCAACCCGGGCGACCTCCAGTTCATGACCGCCGGCAAAGGCATCATGCACGCCGAGATGCCCCGCCAAAACCCCGACGGTTCCCCCAACATCGGCCTGCAGCTCTGGGTTGACCTCCCCAAGGAACTAAAATACTGTGAGCCACGGTATCGGGATCTCAAAGCGGAGGAGATACCCACCGTCATCACCGAAGACGGCAAAGTCAAGATCAAGGTTATTTCCGGCAAGTCGTACGGTGTCGAGTCCCTCAAAGATCTAGCGTACACACCCGTGGTGTTCTATGACGTGGAGGTCCAACCGGGGGGGAAGATCGAGCAGGAGGTTCCCCAGGGGTGGCAAGGGTTCGCTTATATTCTCGAGGGGGCAGACGTCACTTTCAGTGACGggcagcaagaagagaagaaagtcTCACAGTGGCACAACGTCGTTTTTGGCAAcggaaaagaggaggatggggttgttgcaCGGGTGGAGGAGACCGAAACAAAACCGGGGAGGTTCGTCCTGGTTGCCGGGCAGATGATGGATCAGCCTGTTGTGCAGTATGGTCCTTTTGTGCTCAACAGCCAGGAGGAGGTCTACCAGGCGTTTGTCGACTACCAGAGCCACACCAACGGGTTCGAGAGGGCaaaggggtggaggagtgaGATTGGGAAGAGTATGGTTCATTAG